From the genome of Methanoregula boonei 6A8:
CCGTATCACAGCCATGATACCCGCATACATCACCCCCAAAAAGGAAAGAAGTGCATCAGACAGGAGCACAGGAACGCCGGCGGGAAAGGAGAGAGAACAATGATACAGGAATTAAAGATTGCAACAAGCAGGGTAGGCGTCCTGATTGGAAAGGGCGGCTCGACAAAAAAAGAGCTCGAGGAAAAGACCCACACAACGATCTCCATCGACAGCAAGGAGGGGCTTGTCAAAGTCGAGGCTGCCGAGGAAAATGCAATCCCGCTCCTGCGGGCCGTAGAGATTATAAACGCACTCAATGCCGGTTTCTCCCCCCAGCGCGCTTTTGAAATGATCGAAGACGAGGATCTCCTTCTCGATATCATCGATCTTTCGCGGGTAGCGGACAACCCCCGGCAGCTCGACCGGCTTCGGGGCCGGATCATCGGAAAGGACGGACGCGCCCGCGAGCAGATCGAGAACATGACTGACGTTGACATCTCGGTCTTCGGCCACACCGTCGGCCTGATCGGGTACCCCGAGCAGATGAAGATAGCGAGGGCGGCCATCGACATGCTCATCGAGGGTGTCCCCCACGAGAACGTCTTTGCATTCCTCGACAAGAAGAAGAAAGAGGCCAAGCAGGACATGATCAGTTACTATTACTGATCCATTTCCACCTCCCGTCCCCGTTTTTTTTATTTTAGTCCGCCGGAAAGACATTTCCGGTCCGTGCGGTTCCGGCGGGACAGCCCGAATAATGGCAGGCCGCCGGCCGGAGATAAAGGGCAACCCTCAATGCACCGGGCAACAAACGATCAACAGGAAATTCCTTCACAAGGCCCCCGGAGTAAACTACCATGCAGATCCAGGATCTCGCAATACCCGAACCCCTCAGGCAACAGTACCTGGGGCTAGGGATCCGCGAGCTCTATCCTCCGCAGGCAGCTTGTGTCGAGAGAGGCCTCTTGGACGGGAAAAACCTCCTTGTCGCGATCCCGACCGCGAGCGGCAAGACGCTGATTGCAGAGATGGCAATGCATCGCCACATCGCTAATGGCGGAAAGTGCCTGTATATTGTTCCCTTAAAGGCCCTCGCTTCGGAAAAATACGAAGAATTCGGGAACAAAGGGGTAAAGGTCGGCCTCTCGACCGGAGACCTTGATCGACGCGACGATGCCCTCGGGAAAAACGATATTATTGTTGCAACAAGCGAGAAGGTGGACTCGCTCCTCCGAAACGGCGCCCGCTGGATCCCGGATATCACGCTTGTTGTCATAGACGAGATACACTTAATCGACTCCCC
Proteins encoded in this window:
- a CDS encoding KH domain-containing protein, which produces MIQELKIATSRVGVLIGKGGSTKKELEEKTHTTISIDSKEGLVKVEAAEENAIPLLRAVEIINALNAGFSPQRAFEMIEDEDLLLDIIDLSRVADNPRQLDRLRGRIIGKDGRAREQIENMTDVDISVFGHTVGLIGYPEQMKIARAAIDMLIEGVPHENVFAFLDKKKKEAKQDMISYYY